The following are encoded together in the Thalassomonas haliotis genome:
- a CDS encoding lytic polysaccharide monooxygenase, whose protein sequence is MNNNTLTQQALSKRVVLGLGLLVLQSPLSVYGHGYVDSPKARQAVCQAQGGYWWPQTGENIPNLACRAAYLATGYVQFVQEHEFAVNISDYQNQAAVEAHVPDGLLCSAGSEEKGGMNLPSSHWHVSEVVPDEQDNIQLRFRATTPHNPSFWQFYLTRQGFQVESQEITWADLEPVQAYDDVDVIKDSDGKSYYEMAINIPAERSGRAVLYTRWQRYDVAGEGFYNCSDIDIKRDTSPENWQPIGYFIRQGQEGGVGESARARLFDAGGQELINRTFAITQANVNQWQQSFATELAADLPRELQIGVKDAAGNITFDANNPLSNQVWVTNANYSFTLSLAATPINTPPVIDKLLDQEADENTSLQVTAVASDGEQSQLSYHWQVPAPLSYVGDGAGITITTPEVEQSTDFSLAVTVSDGELSASESFNLKVNNIPEPEIPLWSAEQVYVGDDLVRYQGQVYRAKWWTLNEIPGRADVWEKH, encoded by the coding sequence ATGAACAATAACACCTTAACGCAACAAGCGCTGAGCAAAAGGGTGGTTTTAGGCTTAGGCCTGCTGGTCTTGCAATCACCTTTGTCTGTATATGGTCACGGTTATGTCGACAGCCCGAAAGCGCGCCAGGCGGTTTGTCAGGCGCAGGGCGGTTACTGGTGGCCACAAACGGGAGAAAATATTCCCAACCTGGCTTGCCGCGCCGCATATCTTGCCACGGGCTATGTGCAGTTTGTCCAGGAGCATGAGTTTGCGGTCAATATTAGCGATTATCAAAACCAGGCAGCAGTGGAGGCCCATGTGCCCGACGGGCTGTTGTGCTCCGCCGGTAGCGAAGAAAAAGGCGGTATGAACCTGCCGTCGTCCCACTGGCACGTGAGTGAAGTGGTGCCGGATGAGCAAGACAATATCCAGCTCAGGTTTCGGGCGACAACCCCCCATAACCCGAGCTTCTGGCAATTTTACCTGACCCGGCAAGGTTTTCAGGTTGAGAGTCAGGAAATCACCTGGGCCGATCTGGAGCCGGTGCAGGCATACGACGATGTTGACGTGATCAAGGACAGCGACGGCAAAAGCTATTACGAGATGGCGATTAATATTCCCGCCGAGCGCTCGGGACGCGCTGTGCTTTATACCCGCTGGCAGCGTTATGACGTGGCCGGAGAAGGCTTCTATAACTGTTCGGATATCGACATCAAACGCGATACCAGCCCGGAGAACTGGCAGCCCATAGGTTATTTTATCCGCCAGGGGCAGGAGGGAGGTGTGGGGGAGTCTGCCCGGGCCAGGCTGTTTGATGCCGGTGGCCAGGAGCTGATCAACCGCACCTTTGCCATCACTCAAGCCAATGTTAACCAGTGGCAGCAAAGCTTTGCGACCGAGCTGGCGGCAGACCTTCCCCGGGAGCTGCAAATCGGGGTGAAAGATGCTGCGGGCAACATCACCTTTGATGCCAATAACCCGTTGTCAAACCAAGTATGGGTCACCAATGCCAACTACAGTTTTACCCTCAGTCTGGCAGCGACCCCGATCAATACCCCGCCGGTGATTGACAAGCTGCTGGATCAGGAAGCCGATGAAAATACTTCGCTGCAGGTAACAGCGGTTGCCAGCGACGGTGAGCAAAGTCAGCTCAGTTACCACTGGCAGGTGCCTGCGCCGCTCAGTTATGTCGGGGATGGCGCCGGTATCACCATTACCACGCCTGAAGTTGAGCAAAGCACAGATTTTAGCCTTGCTGTAACGGTCTCTGACGGCGAACTCTCCGCCAGTGAAAGCTTTAACCTTAAGGTCAACAACATCCCTGAGCCGGAGATTCCGTTGTGGAGCGCCGAGCAGGTATATGTCGGCGACGATTTAGTGCGTTATCAGGGGCAGGTTTACCGGGCAAAGTGGTGGACCCTTAATGAAATCCCCGGGCGGGCGGATGTTTGGGAGAAACATTAA
- a CDS encoding tetratricopeptide repeat protein — protein sequence MNTKLYKRVLSLTNNLMTAAQEQNQKRFDGYYLALKKLCEENENTDKDHPVQWETLADFTDDLTLAITIYEQALIKAQAINSKDFCSSIGFSIAALKVELGDKSAAIAHLEKAKISCNKIIDKELKAEIHNLLEKLKNS from the coding sequence ATGAATACCAAACTATACAAAAGAGTGCTGTCACTCACAAATAACTTAATGACGGCTGCTCAAGAGCAAAATCAAAAGAGATTTGATGGTTATTATTTAGCATTAAAAAAGCTGTGTGAAGAAAATGAAAACACCGATAAAGACCATCCGGTACAGTGGGAAACACTTGCTGATTTTACCGATGACTTAACATTAGCAATTACCATTTATGAACAAGCTCTAATTAAAGCACAAGCGATAAACTCTAAAGATTTTTGTTCATCGATTGGCTTTTCAATCGCTGCTTTAAAAGTCGAGCTAGGGGATAAAAGTGCTGCTATTGCACATTTAGAAAAAGCGAAAATCAGCTGTAACAAAATTATTGATAAAGAATTAAAAGCTGAGATTCATAACTTATTGGAAAAATTGAAAAACTCATAA
- a CDS encoding M23 family metallopeptidase — protein sequence MFTGAGLKKKGLAALLLTISSGLSAHDIHQPTTEGVNSQALNQLPAIDTLVQFSDANFVYDPLSEGLDLKLYLEIYAPHLLDYYQLIYHWSGYYSISPQVVLALMELNLDVMPSAAGPLNENTDFAPLLQQQLKKLSSYFYDYQRVRQQGQQEKTQAGQGEGLTKPVLTAASAALLGLMQESLGQSGLQNHAQEKTAIDAGVVYQDFLALYGQLFGEAVLKASLVPEPSETSALPVAGDDIWVMAPPTDMMQMPWRQGYTWIANGAHSHTGSGYPLSSIDVSYNWPGWGAQTYSVASAHSGWVRVFSACQVRVTNPNGWGTNYYHLDNIEVSDGQWVDGNTKLGIYASGKRNALCQGGSSSGPHLHFSLLYNGAYRSLQGVNLGPYDINVGGYNYDDNCSRFWLWNNQERAYQCAWDKLYNPGS from the coding sequence ATGTTTACCGGAGCTGGGTTAAAAAAGAAAGGCTTAGCGGCACTGTTATTAACGATTTCGTCAGGTCTTAGCGCACATGACATTCATCAACCGACAACTGAAGGTGTTAACTCTCAGGCCTTGAACCAACTGCCCGCCATCGATACTTTGGTGCAGTTCAGCGATGCTAATTTTGTTTACGATCCCTTATCCGAAGGTTTAGATCTTAAATTATATCTTGAAATTTATGCCCCGCATTTACTGGATTATTACCAGCTGATCTACCACTGGAGCGGTTATTACAGCATCAGTCCCCAAGTGGTGCTAGCCCTGATGGAGCTTAATTTGGATGTGATGCCTTCGGCTGCCGGTCCTTTAAATGAAAACACGGACTTTGCCCCGTTATTACAGCAACAGCTGAAAAAGTTGTCATCTTATTTTTATGACTATCAAAGAGTTAGGCAGCAGGGACAACAAGAGAAAACACAAGCAGGGCAGGGAGAGGGACTAACCAAACCGGTTTTGACGGCGGCATCGGCAGCCCTGCTCGGCCTGATGCAGGAGAGTCTTGGCCAGTCCGGTTTGCAAAATCATGCGCAGGAAAAAACAGCAATAGATGCCGGTGTTGTTTATCAGGACTTTTTGGCCCTTTACGGCCAGCTTTTTGGCGAAGCCGTGCTGAAAGCCTCACTGGTCCCCGAGCCTAGTGAAACCAGTGCCTTGCCGGTAGCCGGAGATGATATCTGGGTCATGGCGCCGCCGACAGATATGATGCAAATGCCGTGGCGGCAGGGATATACCTGGATTGCCAATGGCGCCCATTCTCATACGGGCTCCGGATACCCGTTATCTTCTATCGATGTTTCCTACAACTGGCCCGGCTGGGGGGCGCAAACCTATAGTGTGGCATCTGCCCATAGCGGCTGGGTCAGGGTATTTTCAGCCTGTCAGGTGAGGGTGACTAATCCTAACGGTTGGGGCACCAACTATTATCACCTGGACAATATTGAGGTCAGCGATGGCCAGTGGGTGGACGGCAATACCAAGCTCGGGATTTATGCCAGCGGCAAGCGCAATGCCTTATGTCAGGGGGGCAGTTCCAGCGGCCCCCATTTGCACTTTTCCCTGTTATATAACGGTGCCTACCGCTCGTTGCAGGGAGTCAATCTCGGGCCTTATGATATCAATGTCGGCGGGTACAATTATGATGACAACTGTTCGCGCTTCTGGCTATGGAACAACCAGGAACGCGCTTATCAATGTGCCTGGGACAAGTTGTATAACCCGGGAAGTTAA
- the blaVMB gene encoding VMB family subclass B1 metallo-beta-lactamase: MKSIILLILLVPCLVFANNESAKQLKIKKLSDNVYQHISFKRVEPWGLVEASGLVVINGAEVHMIDTPWTTQGTKELIKWIEAQGLTLKNTVVTHFHEDASGDLAFLNDLKIKTYATSLTNKRLKSNRKETSSDEISTNTFELADGVVSIFYPGAGHTEDNIVVWLPKEKILFGGCFVRSLHAKSLGNTGDAVIDEWSNSIQKVINRYPDIKLVVPGHGKVGDASLLTHTQKLALSAKDSNKKL; the protein is encoded by the coding sequence ATGAAATCAATTATTCTACTTATACTCCTTGTTCCTTGTCTTGTTTTTGCAAATAATGAAAGTGCCAAACAACTTAAAATTAAAAAATTAAGTGATAACGTCTATCAGCATATTTCATTTAAAAGGGTTGAACCATGGGGGTTAGTAGAGGCATCAGGTCTCGTTGTTATTAATGGTGCTGAAGTACATATGATTGACACTCCTTGGACAACTCAGGGAACTAAAGAATTAATTAAGTGGATTGAAGCTCAAGGGCTAACTTTAAAAAATACTGTTGTTACTCATTTTCATGAAGATGCTAGCGGCGATTTAGCATTTTTAAATGATCTAAAAATAAAAACTTATGCAACATCACTCACCAACAAACGGCTTAAATCAAACCGAAAAGAAACGTCCAGTGACGAAATATCAACTAATACATTTGAATTAGCTGATGGTGTCGTGAGTATTTTTTACCCGGGAGCAGGACATACAGAAGATAATATCGTTGTTTGGCTGCCTAAGGAAAAAATACTATTCGGCGGTTGTTTTGTTAGAAGTCTGCACGCTAAAAGTTTAGGCAATACTGGGGATGCTGTTATTGATGAATGGTCAAACTCTATTCAGAAAGTCATTAATCGTTACCCTGATATCAAATTAGTTGTTCCCGGGCATGGTAAAGTTGGAGATGCTAGTTTGCTAACTCATACACAAAAATTAGCTTTGTCTGCAAAGGACTCTAACAAGAAACTATAG
- a CDS encoding LON peptidase substrate-binding domain-containing protein yields MKIPIFPLPVYLLPGGITQLRIFEQRYLNMVKNVGNTQGFVIAYVLDDARMSKWGSWVDIIDFDSDEEGLLNITVKCKSLVSISDTSKQADRLLCGTVTPMEHWQASTDRQDCHFLQQQLKWLFNEYEALQQLYQSCYFERDDWVCARWLELLPVKFEDKSFFADKDSFLAAVAFLNVILGAEKAALGK; encoded by the coding sequence ATGAAAATACCTATTTTTCCTTTACCTGTCTATTTGCTGCCCGGCGGCATCACCCAGCTGAGAATATTTGAGCAGCGCTACCTGAATATGGTTAAGAATGTCGGCAATACCCAGGGTTTTGTGATTGCTTATGTGTTAGATGATGCCAGGATGAGCAAGTGGGGCAGTTGGGTGGACATTATCGATTTTGACAGTGATGAAGAGGGTCTGCTCAATATCACGGTTAAATGTAAATCTCTGGTGTCAATATCGGATACCAGCAAACAAGCCGATAGGCTGCTATGCGGCACGGTTACCCCGATGGAGCATTGGCAGGCGTCTACCGACAGGCAAGACTGCCACTTTTTACAGCAGCAGTTAAAGTGGTTATTTAACGAGTATGAGGCACTGCAGCAGTTGTATCAAAGCTGCTATTTTGAACGCGATGACTGGGTATGTGCCCGCTGGCTAGAGTTATTACCCGTTAAATTTGAGGATAAAAGTTTTTTTGCCGACAAGGACAGTTTCCTCGCGGCGGTGGCTTTTTTGAATGTCATTTTGGGTGCTGAAAAAGCAGCTTTGGGCAAATAA
- a CDS encoding glycosyl hydrolase family 18 protein has product MIVSAGQALAAPSTPSLDWQPQNYSFVEVVLDGNGSYKQLVTAKEQVDIKIKWNAWSGSGGDGYKVYFDDVLVNEGSLPAGTKSGTIEFPYNDSGRHTLTMALCEGSDCARSAGKDIVIADTDGGHLAPLVMDIDPNNKTYPKQADTVIGAYFVEWGIYGRDFDVSNIPADNLSHLLYGFIPICGPNESLKEVENGNSWRALQTACGDSQDYEVVIHDPWAAVQKTLPGIDNNDPIRGTYAQLMALKQRNPDLKILPSVGGWTLSDPFYGFTEKANRDTFVASMKQFLKTWKFYDGVDIDWEFPGGDGANPDLGNPAADGAAYVALMAELRAMLDELELESGRSYELTSAIGSGYDKIEDVDYAAASQYMDYIFAMTYDFYGGWNNVTGHQTGVYCGSHLSTGECDGTGLDDNGEPKKGPAYTMDHAARLLLAQNVSPGKIVLGAAMYGRGWEGVLPANATDMDNPMTAPGNGKLTGSNAEGVWEAGVIDYKGVKANMIGSSGTGINGFEVGYDEQAEAAYVWNRTSGKLITYDNPRSIKVKGQYVRQHNFAGLFGWEIDADNGDILNAMHEGLAGTDPVNNKPVVSLPTSFTVNAGETLVIPVTATDGDNDPLTYQWLVDPVFNATGENTARVTLTAPTPAQTTDYVISAVVSDGKAAVSRDAVVTVVVDTGGNTAPEVTPLADVSIDENSALDISVTATDAQGDALSYQWHLPAGVYITGTGANVSLSVGEVDADTDYQVSVDVSDGRLTTTSSFTMSVKNKDSGNTRWSATGIYVTGNTVMYEGVEYRAKWWTQGDRPDLGGPWEEVVPDNGQVRPWRSDLAYNGGDKVSHDNADYQASWWTQGEEPGVASVWVKL; this is encoded by the coding sequence ATGATAGTAAGCGCCGGGCAGGCTCTGGCAGCACCATCTACCCCCAGCCTTGACTGGCAGCCGCAAAACTATTCTTTTGTTGAAGTGGTGCTCGACGGCAACGGCTCTTACAAGCAGCTGGTAACAGCAAAAGAGCAGGTGGATATTAAAATTAAATGGAACGCCTGGAGCGGCTCCGGCGGCGATGGCTACAAGGTGTATTTTGATGATGTCCTGGTGAACGAAGGCAGTTTGCCTGCCGGTACTAAAAGCGGCACCATTGAATTTCCCTATAACGATTCGGGCCGCCATACCCTGACCATGGCTTTATGTGAAGGCAGCGACTGTGCCCGCAGCGCCGGTAAAGATATTGTGATCGCCGATACCGACGGCGGTCATTTAGCACCTTTGGTGATGGATATAGATCCCAACAATAAGACCTATCCGAAACAAGCCGATACTGTTATCGGCGCCTATTTTGTCGAATGGGGGATTTATGGTCGTGACTTTGATGTTAGCAATATTCCGGCAGACAACCTTAGCCACTTGTTGTACGGCTTTATCCCGATTTGTGGCCCGAACGAGTCGTTAAAAGAAGTGGAAAACGGCAATAGTTGGCGGGCACTGCAAACCGCTTGTGGCGACTCGCAGGACTATGAAGTGGTGATCCACGACCCCTGGGCGGCGGTGCAAAAAACACTGCCGGGCATAGACAATAACGACCCCATTCGCGGTACCTATGCCCAGCTGATGGCATTAAAACAGCGTAATCCCGACCTGAAAATATTACCTTCGGTAGGCGGCTGGACCTTGTCGGATCCCTTCTATGGTTTTACCGAAAAAGCCAACCGCGACACTTTTGTTGCCTCGATGAAGCAATTCTTAAAAACCTGGAAGTTTTACGACGGTGTCGATATCGACTGGGAATTCCCCGGCGGCGACGGTGCAAACCCCGACCTGGGCAACCCGGCAGCAGACGGCGCGGCGTATGTGGCGTTGATGGCTGAGCTTAGGGCCATGCTTGATGAACTTGAACTGGAAAGCGGTCGCAGTTATGAGCTGACCTCGGCTATCGGCAGTGGCTATGACAAAATTGAAGATGTCGATTATGCCGCGGCGTCCCAGTATATGGACTACATCTTCGCCATGACTTATGACTTTTACGGCGGCTGGAATAATGTCACCGGCCATCAAACCGGCGTATATTGCGGCTCGCATTTAAGCACAGGCGAATGTGACGGCACCGGGCTGGACGATAACGGTGAACCGAAAAAAGGCCCGGCATATACCATGGATCATGCCGCCCGGTTATTATTGGCGCAAAACGTATCGCCAGGTAAAATTGTGCTCGGCGCCGCCATGTACGGCCGTGGCTGGGAAGGGGTACTCCCGGCAAATGCCACCGATATGGATAATCCGATGACAGCACCGGGTAACGGTAAACTTACAGGTTCCAATGCCGAAGGCGTATGGGAAGCGGGCGTTATTGACTACAAAGGCGTTAAGGCCAATATGATAGGCAGCAGTGGCACCGGCATCAACGGCTTTGAAGTGGGTTATGACGAGCAGGCAGAAGCGGCTTATGTTTGGAACCGCACTTCGGGCAAACTCATCACCTACGACAACCCGCGTTCGATAAAAGTAAAAGGTCAATATGTCAGGCAGCATAATTTTGCCGGTTTATTCGGCTGGGAAATCGATGCCGATAACGGTGATATTCTCAACGCCATGCACGAAGGACTGGCCGGCACAGATCCGGTAAACAACAAACCGGTAGTGAGTCTGCCGACTAGTTTTACCGTCAATGCCGGTGAAACTTTAGTGATCCCGGTAACGGCCACCGACGGGGACAATGACCCGTTAACCTATCAATGGTTGGTAGACCCGGTGTTCAATGCCACAGGGGAAAATACCGCCAGGGTAACGCTAACCGCACCCACACCGGCGCAAACCACAGATTATGTGATCAGCGCCGTGGTCTCAGACGGTAAAGCCGCCGTCAGCCGCGATGCCGTGGTGACGGTAGTGGTTGATACCGGCGGGAATACCGCGCCTGAAGTAACCCCGCTTGCCGATGTCAGCATAGATGAAAACAGCGCGCTAGATATCAGCGTGACTGCCACAGATGCACAGGGTGATGCCCTGAGTTATCAGTGGCATCTGCCTGCCGGGGTTTATATCACCGGCACAGGGGCAAATGTCAGCTTGTCTGTGGGGGAAGTGGATGCCGATACCGATTATCAGGTAAGTGTTGATGTTTCTGACGGCCGGCTTACCACTACCAGCAGTTTTACCATGAGCGTGAAAAATAAAGATAGTGGTAATACTCGCTGGTCAGCTACCGGGATTTATGTGACCGGCAACACGGTAATGTACGAAGGCGTCGAGTATCGGGCCAAATGGTGGACTCAGGGAGACAGACCAGACCTTGGTGGCCCATGGGAAGAAGTTGTGCCTGATAATGGTCAGGTCCGTCCGTGGCGTTCAGACCTTGCCTACAACGGCGGTGATAAAGTTTCCCATGATAATGCCGACTATCAAGCTAGCTGGTGGACCCAAGGGGAAGAGCCGGGTGTTGCCAGTGTTTGGGTGAAACTTTAA
- a CDS encoding glycosyl hydrolase family 18 protein: protein MDIQKIKHKSAALGLISLAIAGLPAQAAEIDCSTLDPWQAGQTYLAGHQVQLSQQAFEAKWWSQSNPIDNSGPWDEWKKLGNCSRGTPDNIPPTVSWISPANNTSFAKNDSVVIEVDAKDADGQVAGVDFYLGETLLATDTSSPYQVNWTALSGQHVLTVVVVDDKGAKADASPVNITVTDGPANQAPTASLVVSSAPSPVKVGDSVVFALSGADSDGRLTALELFANGVSAFSNTGADARYTWQATRAGAVEFMLEAKDDKNASGQSQVITFNVQEGGDPGNDRDDCKPAGLYQTPGVNTPYCSIYDVDGREKMGADHPRRVIGYFTSWRNGANDQPSYLVKDIPWDKITHINYAFAHVDASDKISIGDANAANNPATNMLWPGVVGAEMDPSYSYKGHFNLLNKYKKQYPDVKTLISVGGWAETGGYIGENGRVASGGFYTMTTNSDGSVNQAGIDTFTASVVDFLQQYGFDGVDIDYEYPTSMNDAGHPGDFAISNARRAGLNQSYQVLMKSLREALDIAGQASGKHYMLTIASPSSGYLLRGMETFQTVKYLDYVNIMSYDLHGAWNSHVGHNAALFDTGEDSELKVWDVYTTKEFEGIGYLNTDWAVRYFRGGLSAGRINIGVPYYSRGFKDVTGGSQGLWGQAKFPDQANCPDGTGQGDKNFCGNGAVGIDNLWHDIEKDREVPAGSNPLWHLKNLENGITPSYLTAYGLTPDTDPDDRFSGSYVRHYDSVAVAPWLWNAEKSVFLSGEDEESMATKLDYIINNELGGIMFWELAGDFAFDSAKGEYFMGSTMTSLAFDKFKLSGTAYGTQMGNPDFAVPAEMVDISFGASGFPLGDDNYPISPTFSFTNNSQIDFTGATISFDVPVSTSAIFKSNWNATKKLKLEVVSNGSNAAGNNIGGFDNEFHHFAITLTNEWGGVDEAFAPGQTLDAQVMYYMPLSGPVNFTIAKNGNTYAFKSEYPKLPEATDGSGGNSCGDLNTDVLPAYPNWPQGDHAATGDMLVHDNGVYQAKWWTNSVPGGADWDLVCRL from the coding sequence ATGGACATACAAAAAATCAAGCACAAATCGGCCGCGTTAGGGCTGATTTCCCTGGCAATTGCAGGGCTGCCGGCGCAGGCCGCCGAGATTGACTGCAGCACACTTGACCCCTGGCAGGCAGGGCAAACCTATCTGGCAGGCCATCAGGTGCAATTAAGCCAGCAAGCCTTTGAAGCCAAATGGTGGAGCCAGTCAAATCCCATCGACAATTCCGGCCCCTGGGATGAGTGGAAGAAACTCGGCAACTGTTCACGCGGTACCCCGGACAATATTCCCCCGACGGTGAGTTGGATTTCCCCGGCAAACAATACTTCTTTCGCCAAAAATGACAGCGTTGTCATCGAGGTTGATGCCAAAGATGCCGACGGGCAGGTGGCCGGCGTTGATTTTTATCTGGGGGAGACCTTACTGGCCACAGATACAAGTTCACCCTATCAGGTTAACTGGACGGCCTTGAGCGGACAGCATGTTTTAACCGTAGTGGTGGTTGATGATAAAGGGGCAAAGGCCGATGCCTCCCCGGTGAATATCACGGTAACCGACGGCCCGGCTAACCAGGCGCCGACGGCGTCTTTAGTGGTTTCATCTGCGCCATCGCCAGTTAAGGTGGGCGACTCTGTGGTCTTTGCCTTGTCGGGAGCAGACAGCGACGGCCGGTTAACGGCGTTGGAGCTGTTTGCAAACGGCGTTTCTGCATTTAGCAATACCGGCGCGGATGCCCGTTATACCTGGCAGGCCACCCGGGCGGGGGCGGTTGAGTTTATGCTTGAGGCCAAAGATGATAAAAATGCCAGCGGCCAAAGCCAAGTGATCACCTTTAACGTGCAGGAAGGCGGAGACCCCGGCAATGACCGTGATGACTGTAAACCGGCAGGCCTTTACCAGACACCGGGCGTGAATACCCCCTATTGCAGTATCTACGATGTCGATGGCCGGGAAAAAATGGGCGCGGACCATCCAAGACGGGTGATAGGTTATTTCACCAGCTGGCGTAACGGCGCCAATGACCAGCCTTCCTATCTGGTGAAAGATATTCCCTGGGATAAAATAACCCATATCAACTACGCCTTCGCCCATGTCGATGCCAGTGACAAAATTTCTATCGGCGATGCCAATGCTGCCAACAATCCCGCCACCAACATGTTATGGCCGGGTGTGGTCGGCGCCGAGATGGATCCCAGTTACAGCTACAAAGGGCATTTTAACCTGCTCAACAAATACAAAAAACAATACCCGGATGTGAAAACGCTGATCTCGGTCGGCGGCTGGGCGGAAACCGGCGGTTATATCGGTGAAAACGGCCGGGTGGCCAGCGGCGGTTTTTATACCATGACCACCAATAGCGACGGCAGCGTAAACCAGGCGGGCATAGATACTTTTACCGCCAGTGTTGTCGACTTTCTTCAGCAATATGGTTTTGACGGCGTGGATATCGATTATGAATATCCCACTTCCATGAATGATGCCGGTCATCCGGGGGATTTTGCCATTTCCAATGCCCGCCGGGCGGGATTAAATCAATCCTACCAGGTGCTGATGAAAAGCTTACGTGAGGCGCTGGATATTGCCGGACAGGCTTCGGGCAAGCACTATATGCTGACCATTGCTTCGCCTTCTTCCGGCTATCTGCTGCGCGGTATGGAAACCTTCCAGACGGTGAAATATCTCGACTATGTCAACATCATGTCGTATGACTTGCATGGCGCGTGGAACTCCCATGTCGGCCATAACGCCGCCTTGTTTGATACCGGGGAAGACTCCGAGCTTAAAGTGTGGGATGTGTATACCACCAAGGAATTTGAAGGCATAGGTTATCTCAATACCGACTGGGCGGTGCGTTATTTCCGCGGCGGCTTAAGTGCCGGGCGCATCAATATCGGCGTGCCCTATTACAGCCGGGGTTTTAAAGATGTTACCGGCGGCAGCCAGGGGCTGTGGGGTCAGGCGAAATTCCCGGATCAGGCCAATTGTCCGGATGGCACCGGCCAAGGTGATAAAAACTTCTGCGGTAACGGCGCTGTTGGTATCGACAACCTCTGGCACGATATTGAAAAGGACCGCGAAGTACCCGCCGGCAGCAACCCGCTGTGGCACCTGAAAAACCTGGAAAACGGCATTACGCCAAGTTATTTAACTGCTTATGGCTTAACGCCGGATACCGATCCCGATGACAGGTTCAGCGGCAGTTATGTCCGCCATTATGACTCAGTTGCTGTGGCACCCTGGTTATGGAATGCAGAAAAAAGCGTGTTTTTATCCGGTGAAGATGAAGAATCGATGGCCACTAAACTGGATTACATTATCAACAATGAACTGGGCGGTATCATGTTCTGGGAGCTGGCGGGTGATTTTGCATTTGATAGCGCCAAGGGTGAATACTTTATGGGGTCAACCATGACCAGTTTGGCTTTTGATAAATTCAAACTCAGCGGCACTGCCTATGGCACACAAATGGGCAACCCTGACTTTGCCGTACCGGCAGAGATGGTGGATATCAGTTTTGGCGCAAGCGGTTTCCCGCTTGGCGATGATAACTACCCCATCAGCCCGACTTTTAGTTTTACCAACAACTCGCAAATCGACTTTACCGGGGCCACCATCTCGTTTGATGTGCCGGTATCGACCTCGGCGATTTTTAAATCCAACTGGAATGCCACCAAGAAGTTAAAACTGGAAGTGGTCAGCAACGGCTCTAATGCGGCGGGTAATAATATCGGCGGCTTTGACAATGAATTCCACCATTTCGCCATTACTTTAACCAATGAATGGGGCGGGGTGGATGAAGCTTTTGCTCCCGGCCAGACGCTTGATGCCCAGGTGATGTATTACATGCCGTTGAGCGGCCCGGTGAATTTCACTATTGCCAAAAACGGTAACACTTACGCCTTTAAATCTGAGTATCCCAAGCTGCCGGAAGCCACCGACGGCTCTGGCGGCAATAGCTGTGGAGATCTGAATACGGATGTACTCCCGGCATATCCCAACTGGCCGCAAGGGGACCATGCCGCAACCGGCGATATGCTGGTTCATGACAATGGCGTATACCAGGCCAAGTGGTGGACCAATAGCGTGCCCGGCGGCGCTGATTGGGACCTGGTGTGTCGTTTATAA